The Papaver somniferum cultivar HN1 chromosome 3, ASM357369v1, whole genome shotgun sequence genome includes a region encoding these proteins:
- the LOC113357397 gene encoding pentatricopeptide repeat-containing protein At3g05340-like, translated as MKPINIFTRFNSTFSAAITKPFQIPQQSLLLERKRKDFQISSNFINTSLTLSNCGKDGNFRLGSSIHASIIKNPYYFYPYAQSNDRNILVVWNSLVSMYSKCGKIYYAAKLFDEMPMKDTVSWNSLISGYVRIGEFEKGFNAFKRMRGSALNRFDRATLTTILSVCDKPSMLYVCKMMHSLAFLNGYGMELSVGNCLVTCYFKCGCSGSGKRVFDEMCERNVITWTAVISGLAQSRLFQESLGLFFEMCHGDVEPNSLTYSSSLTACSGLRVPREGRQIHGLVLKLGLESDLCIESSLMDMYSKCGFVEDACQIFDSAREIDEISMTVILVGFAQNGLEDEALQVFIKMVKAGIKIDANMLSAVLGVFGTDTSLSVGKQIHSLVIKKNFSSSLFVNNGLINMYSKCGDLTESISIFSQMEERNAVSWNSMIAAFARHGLGFEALKLYEGMSLEGIEPTDVTFLSLLHACSHIGSIQKGMEFLKSMSKLHGINPRLEHYACVVDMLGRAGLLNEAKNFIESLPMEPGVLLWQALLGACSIHGDSKIGQYAADKLQLAAPESSTPYILMAKIYSSEGKKAERANVIRKMKEMGIKKDTGLSWIEIKKEVHKFTVDDRIHPQHEIIYDTLGHLFWVMKEEGYVQDKCYSVNDFGQETEFEYLTI; from the coding sequence ATGAAACCAATCAATATATTCACCAGATTCAACTCTACCTTTTCTGCAGCAATCACAAAACCCTTTCAAATCCCTCAACAATCCCTTCttctagaaagaaaaagaaaagattttcAAATATCTTCAAACTTTATAAACACTAGTCTCACCCTCTCTAACTGTGGAAAAGATGGTAATTTTCGTCTCGGGTCTTCTATTCATGCTTCCATTATCAAGAACCCTTATTACTTTTACCCATATGCCCAATCCAATGATCGTAATATCCTCGTTGTTTGGAACTCTTTGGTTTCTATGTACTCGAAGTGTGGGAAAATATATTATGCAGCCAAACTGTTTGATGAGATGCCaatgaaagatacagtttcatggaattCGTTGATATCGGGTTATGTCAGGATTGGGGAATTCGAAAAAGGGTTTAATGCTTTTAAGAGAATGAGAGGTTCGGCTTTGAATAGGTTTGATCGGGCGACATTAACTACTATCTTATCTGTCTGTGATAAACCCAGTATGCTTTATGTGTGtaagatgatgcattctttggcGTTTCTTAATGGTTATGGGATGGAACTTTCTGTTGGGAATTGTTTAGTTACTTGTTATTTCAAATGTGGGTGTTCGGGGTCGGGAAAGAGGGTGTTTGACGAGATGTGCGAGAGAAATGTTATTACTTGGACAGCGGTAATTTCTGGTCTAGCTCAAAGTCGGTTGTTTCAAGAGAGCTTGGGTTTGTTTTTTGAGATGTGTCATGGGGATGTAGAGCCTAATTCTTTGACGTATTCGAGTTCGTTAACGGCGTGCTCTGGTTTACGTGTACCAAGAGAGGGTCGTCAGATTCATGGGCTTGTATTGAAATTAGGACTTGAATCTGATTTGTGCATTGAAAGTTCACTTATGGATATGTACTCTAAGTGTGGTTTTGTGGAAGATGCTTGTCAAATCTTCGACTCTGCTAGAGAAATTGATGAGATTTCCATGACAGTAATTCTCGTGGGTTTTGCTCAAAATGGATTAGAAGATGAAGCTCTACAGGTATTTATTAAAATGGTGAAAGCTGGTATCAAGATCGATGCCAACATGCTGTCAGCTGTTCTTGGTGTGTTTGGTACTGATACATCTTTATCTGTAGGGAAGCAAATTCATTCTCTGGTGATCAAGAAAAATTTCAGCTCGAGTCTTTTTGTCAACAATGGTCTAATCAATATGTACTCCAAGTGTGGTGACTTGACTGAGTCTATCAGTATCTTTAgtcagatggaagaaagaaatgCAGTCTCTTGGAATTCTATGATTGCGGCTTTTGCACGTCATGGCTTAGGCTTTGAAGCGCTTAAATTGTACGAAGGGATGAGTTTAGAAGGAATAGAACCAACTGATGTAACATTTTTATCATTGCTTCATGCTTGCAGCCATATCGGGTCAATTCAAAAGGgtatggaatttttgaaatctaTGTCTAAACTGCATGGAATCAACCCACGGCTGGAGCATTATGCATGTGTAGTTGACATGTTGGGTCGAGCAGGATTGTTAAATGAAGCTAAGAATTTCATCGAGAGTTTACCTATGGAACCAGGGGTTTTACTCTGGCAAGCCTTGCTTGGGGCTTGTAGCATTCATGGAGATTCAAAGATTGGTCAATATGCAGCGGACAAATTGCAGTTAGCTGCACCGGAGAGCTCAACTCCTTATATTTTGATGGCTAAGATTTATTCTTCTGAAGGAAAAAAAGCAGAAAGAGCCAATGTTATAAGGAAAATGAAGGAGATGGGAATAAAAAAGGATACAGGTTTAAGTTGGATTGAGATTAAGAAAGAGGTTCACAAGTTCACTGTTGATGACAGAATTCACCCACAACATGAGATAATCTACGATACCTTAGGCCACTTGTTTTGGGTAATGAAAGAGGAAGGTTACGTGCAAGATAAATGTTACTCAGTCAATGATTTTGGTCAAGAGACAGAGTTTGAGTATCTAACAATTTAG